A region from the Candidatus Electrothrix scaldis genome encodes:
- the thiS gene encoding sulfur carrier protein ThiS, translating to MCSPCYAGQTHRSAPTFLYFMHIILNGEQTAITSQTLLAMVKEKGFDPDTVIAEVNLQLIKKDDWEQTTLAEGDTVELLSFVGGG from the coding sequence GTGTGTTCGCCCTGTTATGCCGGGCAGACACACAGGTCTGCCCCTACATTTTTATATTTTATGCATATTATTCTCAACGGCGAACAGACAGCAATCACCAGCCAAACCCTGCTTGCAATGGTGAAGGAAAAGGGCTTTGACCCTGATACAGTGATTGCGGAAGTCAATTTGCAGCTGATAAAAAAAGATGACTGGGAACAGACCACCCTTGCTGAAGGCGATACGGTGGAGCTGCTCAGTTTTGTAGGAGGTGGATGA
- the acnA gene encoding aconitate hydratase AcnA has protein sequence MSNQEFLREISIQGKLYRLYNIQLLAEKGVKIARLPFSIRVLVENILRNMNGSTVTEKDLEQISNWKPWYMEPVEIPYHPGRVLMQDFTGVPAVVDLAAMRDAIKTQGGDPKKINPLIPVDLVVDHSVQVDHYGTPQALEQNVTKEYERNSERYAFLKWAQKNFDNFKAVPPNSGICHQVNLEYLASVVMAEQGDDAPLLYPDTLVGTDSHTTMINGTGVMGWGVGGIEAEAVMLGQPYFMSIPEVVGMRMNGKLRPGVTTTDLALTVTQILREQKVVEKFVEFFGEGSKNLNVMDRATIANMSPEYGATMGFFPVDEQTIQYLEMTNRAEQARITEAYTKEIGLFYTGEEEPEYSKVIELDLASVEPCLAGPSRPQDRITLRGLKAAVTHAEQESVFVQVGEQEMTLSNGSIVIAAITSCTNTSNPFVLIGAALLAKNAVAKGLKVPPQVKTSFAPGSTVVADYLRKANLLTPLEELGFHIAAFGCTTCIGNSGPLDPAIEQAITDNGLSVASVLSGNRNFEARIHQKIKGNFLASPMLVVAFALGGRIDMDLENEPLGQDAQGEPVFLRDIWPDETEIQSLINEHLSDELFQRNYATIFDGDTRWQEMPVAEETTFPWDESSNYIKNPPYFTGFQQEISSGEDTIKARALLLLADSVTTDHISPAGAIPEAYPAGKYLLGQGVGKEEFNSYGSRRGNHEVMMRGTFGNIRIKNQLVAPKEGSFTRKFPEDEEMSVYKAAMKYQQEGTPLVVLAGKEYGTGSSRDWAAKGTQLLGVKVVIAESYERIHRSNLVGMGVLPLQFSEGESWQSLGLDGSESFVLTGLGDMKPGKSLLVRAEKADGAAVEFTTLAKLNTDIEVTYYQHGGILPYVLRKLMS, from the coding sequence ATGAGTAATCAGGAATTTTTGCGAGAAATCAGCATCCAAGGAAAATTATACCGGTTGTATAATATTCAGCTGCTGGCTGAGAAGGGGGTGAAAATAGCCCGCCTGCCTTTTTCCATCCGGGTGTTGGTGGAGAATATTCTTAGAAATATGAATGGATCCACGGTGACTGAGAAAGACTTGGAGCAGATCAGCAATTGGAAGCCTTGGTACATGGAACCGGTGGAGATTCCCTATCATCCTGGCCGGGTGCTGATGCAGGATTTTACCGGGGTGCCGGCTGTGGTGGATCTGGCTGCCATGCGGGATGCCATTAAAACGCAGGGGGGAGATCCGAAAAAGATTAATCCGCTGATTCCTGTGGACCTGGTGGTTGATCATTCTGTCCAGGTGGATCATTACGGGACCCCCCAGGCCCTGGAACAGAACGTAACCAAGGAATATGAGCGCAACAGCGAGCGCTACGCCTTCCTGAAATGGGCCCAGAAAAATTTTGATAATTTTAAGGCCGTGCCTCCGAATTCAGGTATTTGTCATCAGGTGAACCTGGAATATCTCGCCAGTGTGGTGATGGCGGAGCAGGGGGATGATGCGCCCTTGCTCTATCCTGATACCTTGGTTGGAACAGATTCGCATACCACCATGATCAATGGCACCGGCGTCATGGGTTGGGGGGTGGGAGGCATTGAGGCTGAAGCGGTCATGCTGGGACAGCCCTATTTTATGTCCATCCCTGAGGTCGTGGGCATGCGGATGAATGGTAAGCTCAGGCCAGGAGTGACCACTACGGATCTGGCTCTGACCGTCACCCAGATACTGCGGGAGCAGAAGGTGGTGGAGAAATTTGTCGAGTTTTTTGGGGAGGGGAGCAAAAATCTCAATGTCATGGACCGGGCCACCATTGCCAATATGAGCCCGGAATACGGGGCCACTATGGGATTTTTTCCGGTGGACGAGCAAACCATTCAGTACCTGGAGATGACCAATCGGGCAGAACAGGCCCGCATCACCGAGGCCTATACCAAAGAGATTGGCTTGTTCTATACTGGCGAGGAAGAGCCCGAGTACAGCAAGGTTATTGAGCTGGATCTGGCCTCTGTTGAGCCCTGCCTGGCTGGCCCTTCGCGTCCCCAGGATAGAATTACCCTGCGTGGACTTAAGGCTGCCGTGACTCATGCGGAGCAGGAAAGCGTTTTCGTACAGGTGGGTGAGCAGGAAATGACGCTGAGTAACGGCAGTATTGTGATTGCGGCCATCACCTCCTGCACCAACACCTCGAATCCCTTTGTCCTGATCGGAGCTGCTCTGCTGGCCAAGAATGCTGTTGCCAAAGGGCTGAAGGTGCCTCCGCAGGTCAAGACCTCCTTTGCTCCGGGGTCCACAGTGGTTGCTGATTATCTTCGCAAGGCAAACCTGCTGACACCCCTGGAGGAACTGGGCTTTCATATCGCGGCCTTTGGCTGCACCACCTGCATCGGCAATAGTGGTCCCCTGGATCCTGCCATTGAGCAAGCGATCACCGATAATGGTCTGTCCGTTGCCTCGGTACTTTCCGGTAATCGTAATTTTGAGGCCCGGATTCACCAGAAAATCAAAGGGAATTTCCTGGCCTCGCCCATGTTGGTTGTGGCCTTTGCCCTTGGTGGTCGCATTGATATGGACCTGGAAAATGAGCCGCTGGGACAGGATGCGCAGGGAGAACCGGTTTTTCTCCGTGATATCTGGCCAGATGAAACAGAGATTCAGTCGCTTATCAACGAGCATTTGAGCGATGAACTCTTTCAGCGTAACTATGCCACCATCTTTGACGGCGATACACGTTGGCAGGAGATGCCGGTTGCCGAAGAGACCACTTTTCCTTGGGATGAGTCCTCCAATTATATTAAAAATCCGCCTTATTTTACCGGATTCCAGCAGGAGATTTCCTCTGGTGAGGATACCATCAAGGCACGGGCCCTGCTCCTCCTGGCTGATTCCGTAACCACAGATCATATTTCTCCGGCCGGAGCTATCCCGGAGGCCTATCCGGCGGGTAAATATTTATTAGGGCAGGGCGTGGGCAAGGAGGAATTTAATTCCTACGGTTCGCGACGCGGTAATCACGAGGTGATGATGCGCGGTACCTTTGGCAATATCAGGATAAAGAACCAGCTGGTTGCACCCAAGGAGGGCAGTTTCACCCGGAAATTCCCTGAGGACGAGGAAATGTCAGTCTATAAGGCGGCTATGAAGTATCAGCAGGAAGGCACGCCTCTGGTGGTTTTGGCAGGAAAGGAGTACGGGACCGGATCTTCCCGTGACTGGGCTGCCAAGGGCACCCAGTTGCTCGGGGTTAAGGTGGTGATTGCTGAATCCTACGAGCGAATTCATCGCAGTAATTTGGTGGGCATGGGCGTGTTGCCCCTTCAGTTCAGTGAGGGAGAGAGCTGGCAGAGTCTTGGTCTGGACGGATCAGAGAGCTTTGTTTTAACAGGACTCGGTGATATGAAGCCGGGGAAATCCTTGCTTGTCCGAGCGGAAAAGGCGGACGGCGCAGCAGTTGAGTTCACTACCCTTGCCAAGCTGAATACGGATATAGAGGTGACCTATTATCAGCACGGAGGCATTCTGCCCTATGTGCTCAGGAAGTTGATGAGTTAA
- a CDS encoding heterodisulfide reductase-related iron-sulfur binding cluster encodes MKQYGIHQELHKEVEELGAKDMELCMQCGICAASCPLSDGTNSFPRKIYRYLQLGLKDKLLASPEPWLCYYCGDCNTNCPRGAEPAETMMAARRWLTTEFDSTGLAKRLYLSKAWEIGSLLVLSLAVILLFVFFHGPMLTDRVSVNTFAPVLWVEIGDLLMVLVLSTFLFMNVFRMYRFIMGTTTVPIGLFLSQAKEFLIHFLTQKRWGTCAASKKKLNSRWIKHFLLVTGYMTKLLLVVVFLRWFQRDTTDWHISSLFGYYAAGTIMFFSGEMLYSRYKKKEESLHRYSHATDWLFLILLFLTSLSGTIMHMFRMVGWATPTYVMYVVHLAIAVPMLIIEVPFGKWSHLFYRPFAIFLTSVKEKATQASEMTADTLKEKIDEHFMACMQCGTCTTVCPVNNVSSYSPRQVLRAVSLDAATVEDVDLNAWNCVSCNSCVANCPRGIEVQDMTRAIREQNISSGQTPEYLVEPLQSLWEWNNPWQGDPSRRSAWAGETALPAFSETKEYCLFTCCSTAYDNTPNQGNAKAGQALNRLLKGAEVSVGSLGSQESCCGDLAYRSGDTETFNRLAEKNTALFTGAGVQKMLTTSPHCLTAFTRYYSNLNMRAEHYTELLWRLIEQGSIRPVKELRRTVTYHDPCYLGRYNGIYDAPRQILQSLPGVKLVEMQHHREQSLCCGGGGGGLFKPQAEESLGTVRVHEAIDMGAEIIAVACPSCLRMLSQAVRELGYTKKIAVCDIAELVEQSLG; translated from the coding sequence TTGAAACAGTACGGTATTCATCAGGAATTGCATAAGGAAGTTGAAGAGCTGGGTGCCAAGGATATGGAGCTGTGCATGCAGTGTGGAATCTGCGCTGCTTCCTGTCCCCTTTCAGACGGCACAAATTCCTTTCCCAGAAAAATATATCGTTATCTCCAGCTTGGCCTGAAGGACAAGCTGCTCGCCTCTCCCGAGCCCTGGCTCTGCTATTATTGCGGCGATTGCAACACCAATTGCCCGCGCGGTGCCGAGCCTGCGGAAACCATGATGGCGGCCCGCCGCTGGCTGACTACCGAGTTTGACAGTACCGGTCTTGCAAAACGCCTCTATCTCTCCAAGGCCTGGGAGATAGGTTCCCTCCTGGTCCTTTCCCTGGCAGTTATCCTTTTATTTGTCTTTTTCCATGGACCGATGCTCACGGACCGGGTATCGGTGAACACCTTTGCCCCTGTGCTCTGGGTTGAGATTGGCGATTTGCTCATGGTGCTGGTGTTGTCGACCTTTCTCTTTATGAATGTGTTCCGCATGTACCGATTCATTATGGGGACAACAACTGTGCCCATAGGTCTATTTCTCAGCCAGGCCAAGGAATTCCTGATTCATTTCCTGACCCAGAAACGGTGGGGCACCTGTGCCGCCTCCAAGAAAAAACTCAATAGCCGCTGGATCAAACATTTCCTCCTGGTTACCGGCTATATGACCAAGCTGCTGCTGGTTGTTGTTTTTCTTCGCTGGTTTCAACGAGACACAACGGATTGGCATATTTCCAGCCTGTTCGGCTATTACGCAGCCGGGACCATCATGTTCTTTTCCGGGGAGATGCTCTATAGTCGCTACAAGAAAAAGGAAGAGTCTTTACATAGATATTCCCATGCAACAGACTGGCTTTTTCTGATCCTGCTCTTCCTCACCTCTCTGTCCGGCACAATCATGCATATGTTCCGGATGGTGGGCTGGGCAACCCCAACCTATGTGATGTACGTTGTCCATCTGGCCATTGCCGTGCCCATGCTCATTATTGAGGTACCCTTTGGCAAATGGTCTCACCTCTTTTATCGTCCCTTTGCCATCTTTCTCACTTCGGTTAAGGAAAAGGCAACTCAGGCCTCTGAGATGACTGCTGATACTCTGAAAGAAAAGATTGATGAACATTTTATGGCCTGCATGCAATGCGGAACCTGCACCACGGTCTGTCCGGTCAATAATGTGTCTTCCTATAGTCCGCGACAGGTGCTGCGGGCTGTTTCCCTGGATGCAGCCACGGTTGAGGATGTGGACCTGAATGCCTGGAACTGTGTGAGCTGCAATAGTTGCGTTGCAAATTGCCCACGGGGTATAGAAGTGCAGGACATGACTCGGGCGATTCGGGAGCAGAATATCTCCTCCGGCCAGACCCCGGAGTATTTGGTTGAGCCTTTGCAGAGCCTCTGGGAGTGGAATAATCCTTGGCAGGGTGATCCGTCCAGGAGGTCTGCCTGGGCAGGCGAGACGGCCTTGCCCGCATTCAGTGAGACCAAGGAATATTGTCTTTTCACCTGTTGTAGCACTGCATATGATAACACGCCAAACCAGGGCAATGCAAAAGCTGGTCAGGCCCTGAATCGTTTACTGAAAGGCGCTGAGGTCTCTGTGGGGAGCTTGGGCTCTCAGGAAAGTTGCTGTGGTGATCTGGCTTATCGGAGCGGAGATACGGAGACCTTTAACAGGCTTGCTGAGAAAAATACAGCCCTGTTTACCGGCGCCGGGGTGCAGAAGATGCTGACGACCTCTCCCCATTGTCTTACCGCCTTTACCCGTTATTATTCGAATCTGAATATGCGTGCTGAGCATTATACCGAGCTGCTGTGGCGCTTGATAGAGCAGGGAAGTATTCGCCCGGTCAAGGAACTGCGTCGGACCGTGACCTATCATGATCCCTGTTATCTGGGACGCTATAATGGAATCTATGATGCGCCGCGTCAAATTCTCCAGAGTTTGCCCGGCGTGAAGCTGGTTGAGATGCAGCATCATCGGGAACAGAGCCTCTGCTGCGGAGGCGGAGGAGGAGGCCTCTTTAAGCCGCAAGCGGAGGAGAGCCTTGGTACTGTACGGGTGCATGAGGCCATTGATATGGGGGCAGAGATCATTGCCGTTGCCTGTCCTTCCTGTCTTAGAATGCTGAGCCAAGCAGTCCGTGAACTGGGCTATACAAAAAAAATCGCGGTGTGCGATATCGCGGAGCTGGTAGAGCAGTCGCTGGGGTAG
- a CDS encoding FAD-dependent oxidoreductase — MSKRIGFYICHCGINIAYKVRVEEVAQYAATLPGVVVARDYLFMCSDPGQELVEKDIKEHKLDCVVVASCSPRMHEKTFRAACQRAGLNPYKAFHMVCVREHVSWVTESEDEATEKAKTVVRAGIQRVPNQKPLTPGKFSVNTNTLVVGGGIAGMQASLDIAKAGYKVYLVEKGSTVGNHMLQYDKTFPTLDCAACIGTPKMVNVGQHPNIELITNAEVKEVNGFVGNFKIKVNKKPRYVKEGVCTGCGDCAKVCPITRPNEWDVGIANRKAIYRSFPQAVPITYVIDKKGIAPCKATCPAHVSIQGFIALMEEGKYKEAVRLFKKDHPFPATCGRVCHHPCEGACTRGDVDQPMAIQYLHRYLADLDLDSDNPYLPEIPHKRKEKVAIIGSGPAGLTAAYYLALKGYQVTIFEKLPVKGGMMAVGIPEYRLPRDILAKEIGIIEKMGVEIKTNTAFGKDVTAEGLKKEGYQALFIGTGLHGSRGLGVPGENMKGILSGVDFLRNVSLGKDIDVGKEVLVIGGGNVAVDVALTAKRVGGEKVTMVCLEKREEMSAWDYEVAEALEEKVEIVNSLGPKQFVGKENICAGVEFKRCAAVFDINGAFNPQYDEADLTTLNADTVIVAIGQSAELDFAESQSVAVTRRGGLDVDPLTLQSPTSWIFAGGDAVHGPRSVVEAIESGKQAAESIDRYINNKDLEEGREKKWAYVKPDLKGKKKATREKPPVLTVKERKGNFKEIKGTLSEEQVQREVTRCVECGVCSECYQCVDACLPKAIDHEMQPENLELEVGSIIVATGFDLMDPTPMTQYGYGKHRNVFTSFEFERLSNATGPTAGKLLIRDDEGKFTKVPKSVAILHCIGSRDQNHHEYCSRVCCMYALKFAHLLKDKCGHDTIVYNFYIDMRCFGKGYEEFYKKVQAEGVRMIRGKAGKITELADKTLIVRAEDTLSGRMVEINVEMAILCMAMEPRKDAVDVARTFGISTGAEGFFQEEHPKLEPVSTPSGGVFLAGTCQGPKDIPDTVAQAKGAASECLALSSSGTVEISPMISSIDPDVCIGCQACIGLCAYKAITFNAYKRVSEVNEALCKGCGSCAGHCPSGAAKVKHFTDKQIFAEIDGILQ; from the coding sequence ATGTCTAAGCGCATTGGATTTTATATTTGTCACTGCGGAATCAATATTGCCTATAAGGTGCGCGTCGAAGAGGTCGCCCAGTACGCAGCCACCCTGCCCGGCGTGGTCGTGGCTCGTGACTATCTCTTTATGTGTTCTGATCCGGGGCAGGAACTGGTTGAGAAGGATATCAAGGAGCATAAGCTGGACTGCGTGGTTGTTGCCTCCTGTTCTCCGCGCATGCACGAAAAAACCTTTCGTGCGGCCTGTCAGCGGGCCGGATTGAATCCCTATAAGGCCTTTCACATGGTCTGTGTTCGTGAGCATGTCTCCTGGGTCACGGAGTCAGAAGATGAGGCTACAGAAAAGGCTAAAACCGTGGTCCGGGCCGGTATCCAGCGGGTGCCCAATCAGAAACCGCTCACACCGGGAAAATTTTCTGTCAACACCAATACCTTGGTGGTGGGTGGTGGTATTGCCGGGATGCAGGCCTCCCTGGATATTGCCAAGGCAGGCTACAAGGTTTATCTGGTGGAAAAGGGATCCACTGTGGGCAATCACATGCTCCAGTACGACAAGACCTTTCCCACCTTGGACTGCGCAGCCTGTATCGGGACGCCGAAAATGGTTAATGTGGGCCAGCATCCCAATATCGAGCTGATCACCAATGCCGAGGTCAAAGAGGTGAACGGCTTTGTGGGGAATTTCAAGATCAAGGTCAACAAGAAGCCTCGATATGTGAAAGAGGGCGTCTGTACCGGTTGCGGCGACTGCGCCAAGGTCTGCCCGATAACCCGGCCCAATGAATGGGATGTGGGCATTGCCAACCGCAAGGCCATCTATCGTTCCTTTCCTCAGGCCGTGCCCATCACCTATGTTATCGATAAAAAAGGGATAGCTCCCTGCAAGGCCACCTGTCCGGCCCATGTCAGTATCCAGGGCTTTATCGCCCTGATGGAAGAGGGGAAGTACAAGGAGGCGGTGCGGCTTTTTAAAAAGGATCATCCTTTTCCTGCTACTTGCGGTCGGGTCTGCCATCATCCCTGTGAAGGCGCCTGCACGCGCGGGGATGTGGACCAGCCGATGGCTATTCAGTACCTGCATCGCTATCTTGCCGATCTTGATCTGGATTCGGATAATCCCTACCTGCCGGAGATCCCGCATAAGCGAAAAGAGAAGGTGGCTATCATAGGCTCCGGGCCTGCTGGCTTGACCGCAGCCTATTATCTGGCTTTGAAGGGCTATCAGGTGACCATCTTTGAAAAATTGCCGGTCAAAGGTGGCATGATGGCGGTGGGGATCCCGGAATACCGTCTGCCCCGTGATATCCTGGCCAAGGAGATTGGTATTATCGAGAAGATGGGTGTTGAGATCAAAACCAACACCGCCTTTGGTAAGGATGTGACGGCTGAGGGCCTGAAAAAGGAAGGATACCAGGCTCTGTTCATTGGTACGGGCCTGCACGGCTCCCGTGGCTTGGGTGTACCGGGCGAAAATATGAAGGGCATCCTCTCGGGAGTGGATTTCCTCCGTAATGTGTCCTTGGGTAAGGATATCGATGTGGGTAAAGAGGTCCTGGTTATCGGAGGTGGTAACGTGGCAGTTGACGTGGCCCTGACTGCCAAGCGGGTGGGTGGAGAAAAAGTCACAATGGTCTGCCTGGAAAAACGGGAGGAAATGTCAGCCTGGGATTACGAGGTTGCTGAGGCCCTGGAAGAAAAGGTGGAGATTGTCAATTCCCTGGGACCGAAGCAATTTGTCGGTAAGGAAAATATCTGCGCTGGGGTGGAGTTTAAGCGCTGTGCAGCCGTCTTTGATATCAATGGAGCCTTCAATCCGCAGTACGATGAAGCGGATTTAACCACCCTGAATGCGGATACGGTGATCGTGGCTATCGGTCAGAGCGCGGAGCTTGACTTTGCTGAGTCGCAGAGTGTGGCGGTCACTAGGAGGGGCGGGCTGGATGTTGATCCGCTGACCCTCCAGTCTCCGACCAGCTGGATCTTTGCCGGTGGTGATGCGGTGCATGGACCGCGTTCCGTGGTTGAGGCCATTGAGTCCGGCAAGCAGGCTGCTGAGAGCATTGATCGTTATATCAATAATAAAGATCTGGAAGAAGGGCGGGAGAAAAAATGGGCTTATGTGAAGCCGGATCTGAAAGGGAAAAAGAAGGCCACGCGGGAAAAACCGCCGGTGCTCACCGTCAAGGAGCGCAAGGGAAATTTCAAAGAGATCAAGGGGACGTTGAGCGAGGAGCAGGTGCAACGGGAAGTCACCCGCTGTGTGGAATGCGGGGTCTGCTCGGAATGCTACCAATGCGTGGATGCCTGCCTGCCCAAGGCCATTGACCATGAGATGCAGCCGGAAAACCTGGAGCTGGAAGTGGGTTCGATTATCGTGGCTACCGGCTTCGACCTGATGGACCCGACCCCCATGACCCAGTATGGGTACGGTAAGCACCGTAACGTGTTCACCAGTTTTGAGTTTGAGCGTCTGAGCAACGCCACCGGCCCGACCGCCGGAAAACTGCTCATCCGGGATGACGAAGGTAAGTTCACCAAGGTTCCCAAAAGCGTGGCGATTCTCCACTGCATCGGCAGCCGTGATCAGAATCATCATGAATACTGCTCACGGGTCTGCTGCATGTATGCCCTGAAATTCGCCCATCTGCTCAAGGATAAATGCGGCCACGATACCATAGTCTATAATTTTTATATAGATATGCGCTGCTTCGGTAAGGGCTATGAGGAGTTTTACAAGAAGGTCCAGGCCGAAGGCGTGCGGATGATCCGGGGTAAGGCGGGTAAAATCACCGAGCTGGCCGATAAAACCCTGATTGTCCGGGCTGAGGACACCCTGTCCGGCAGGATGGTGGAAATCAACGTGGAAATGGCCATCCTCTGCATGGCTATGGAACCGCGCAAGGACGCTGTGGATGTGGCCCGCACATTCGGTATTTCCACCGGAGCCGAAGGCTTTTTTCAGGAAGAGCATCCCAAGCTGGAACCGGTTTCCACCCCGTCCGGCGGCGTTTTTTTGGCCGGAACCTGTCAGGGACCCAAGGATATCCCTGATACCGTGGCCCAGGCCAAGGGTGCCGCCTCCGAGTGCCTGGCTCTGAGTTCCTCCGGCACCGTGGAGATTTCCCCAATGATTTCTTCGATTGACCCGGATGTCTGCATCGGCTGTCAGGCCTGTATAGGCTTATGCGCCTACAAGGCCATCACCTTTAATGCCTATAAGCGGGTCAGTGAGGTGAACGAGGCCTTGTGTAAGGGCTGCGGCAGTTGCGCAGGCCATTGCCCCAGCGGTGCGGCCAAGGTGAAGCATTTCACGGATAAGCAGATCTTTGCCGAGATCGACGGGATATTGCAGTAG
- a CDS encoding hydrogenase iron-sulfur subunit produces the protein MSEFEPQIVAFFCNWCTFTAADLAGTSRLAYPPNLKIVRVMCSGMVDPKYVIKAFLNGADGVLIGGCWPGDCHYINGNLKARRRVAHLTEILKQYGIGEDRFWLRWIAASEGTMLQEVAREMTEKIKAIGPSPIKTQQEAA, from the coding sequence ATGAGTGAGTTTGAACCGCAAATCGTCGCCTTTTTCTGTAATTGGTGTACGTTTACCGCCGCTGACCTGGCCGGTACGTCCCGCCTGGCCTATCCGCCGAATCTTAAAATCGTGCGCGTGATGTGCAGCGGTATGGTTGACCCCAAGTATGTTATCAAGGCTTTCCTCAACGGTGCCGACGGTGTGCTGATCGGGGGCTGCTGGCCAGGGGACTGCCACTACATCAACGGGAACCTCAAGGCCAGGAGAAGGGTCGCTCATCTGACGGAAATCCTCAAACAATACGGGATCGGTGAAGATCGCTTCTGGTTGCGTTGGATCGCTGCCAGTGAGGGCACTATGCTGCAGGAGGTGGCCAGGGAAATGACGGAAAAAATCAAGGCCATCGGCCCGAGTCCCATTAAGACCCAACAGGAAGCGGCCTGA